One Rosa chinensis cultivar Old Blush chromosome 5, RchiOBHm-V2, whole genome shotgun sequence genomic region harbors:
- the LOC112201577 gene encoding uncharacterized protein LOC112201577 translates to MSGAQGAQPPESFTATTYKSVEGGENKSRTDIRAREDQGSVQIDKLQDKVKDPVGEGGPVFGAGKDLHKDDLGVTGTGE, encoded by the coding sequence ATGTCAGGAGCACAGGGAGCTCAGCCGCCGGAGTCATTCACGGCGACGACATACAAGTCAGTTGAAGGAGGAGAGAACAAAAGCAGGACTGACATACGTGCCCGGGAGGACCAGGGAAGCGTTCAGATTGATAAGCTCCAGGACAAGGTGAAGGACCCTGTTGGAGAAGGCGGTCCGGTCTTCGGTGCGGGTAAAGATCTCCATAAAGACGACCTGGGTGTCACCGGCACCGGCGAATAG
- the LOC112165766 gene encoding uncharacterized protein LOC112165766 isoform X3, with the protein MLLQFWSISSCGAFHNSWALTHSGKHHNLMFGKPLCLRKSKPSTPFCLKAQLLDEVAQLAHNKVLVAAGVCGVIGQLSKPFTNVILYGKEFDFKSTLQAGGFPSTHSSAMVATATTLGLERGLSDSIFGLTVVYAGIVMYDAQGVRREAGNHARVLNKILPQITRANAIPSQDRGRLNSQPKPSSSLQLDRLKSLAKSFSSKATNAPLVSQSITEMSQTTQTQIMSSGLGTDAEEGLERAGSFTPLKETIGHTEVEVTAGALLGFLVGLAVYTTL; encoded by the exons aTGTTGCTCCAATTTTGGAGCATTTCCAGCTGTGGTGCATTTCACAATTCTTGGGCTCTCACTCACTCAGGAAAGCACCATAATCTCATGTTTGGCAAACCTCTCTGCCTCAGAAAGTCAAAACCATCCACACCCTTTTGCCTGAAAGCTCAGTTACTAGATGAAGTTGCTCAACTTGCCCATAACAAG GTTTTGGTTGCAGCTGGAGTTTGTGGGGTAATTGGGCAGCTGTCCAAGCCTTTCACTAATGTAATTCTGTACGGCAAAGAGTTTGATTTCAAGTCAACCCTTCAGGCCGGAGGCTTCCCTTCCACGCATTCCTCT GCAATGGTGGCTACTGCAACAACGCTTGGCCTTGAGAG GGGGCTGTCGGATTCAATATTTGGCTTGACTGTTGTTTATGCAGGCATTGTGATGTATGATGCCCAG GGGGTGAGAAGAGAAGCTGGAAACCATGCAAGAGTACTGAACAAAATACTGCCTCAAATTACAAGGGCGAACGCAATCCCATCCCAAGATAGAGGTAGACTTAATTCTCAACCTAAACCATCATCTTCGTTACAGTTGGATAGGCTCAAGTCCCTTGCAAAGTCTTTTTCATCAAAAGCAACAAATGCCCCTTTAGTATCTCAGTCAATCACCGAAATGAGTCAAACCACTCAGACGCAGATCATGTCTTCTGGCTTAGGAACTGATGCTGAAGAAGGTTTAGAAAGAGCTGGAAGTTTTACTCCATTGAAAGAAACGATTGGCCACACTGAAGTTGAAGTCACAGCCGGTGCTCTTTTGGGTTTCTTAGTAGGCTTGGCAGTGTATACCACATTGTGA
- the LOC112165766 gene encoding uncharacterized membrane protein YuiD isoform X4 has protein sequence MLLQFWSISSCGAFHNSWALTHSGKHHNLMFGKPLCLRKSKPSTPFCLKAQLLDEVAQLAHNKVLVAAGVCGVIGQLSKPFTNVILYGKEFDFKSTLQAGGFPSTHSSAMVATATTLGLERGLSDSIFGLTVVYAGIVMYDAQGVRREAGNHARVLNKILPQITRANAIPSQDRGTDAEEGLERAGSFTPLKETIGHTEVEVTAGALLGFLVGLAVYTTL, from the exons aTGTTGCTCCAATTTTGGAGCATTTCCAGCTGTGGTGCATTTCACAATTCTTGGGCTCTCACTCACTCAGGAAAGCACCATAATCTCATGTTTGGCAAACCTCTCTGCCTCAGAAAGTCAAAACCATCCACACCCTTTTGCCTGAAAGCTCAGTTACTAGATGAAGTTGCTCAACTTGCCCATAACAAG GTTTTGGTTGCAGCTGGAGTTTGTGGGGTAATTGGGCAGCTGTCCAAGCCTTTCACTAATGTAATTCTGTACGGCAAAGAGTTTGATTTCAAGTCAACCCTTCAGGCCGGAGGCTTCCCTTCCACGCATTCCTCT GCAATGGTGGCTACTGCAACAACGCTTGGCCTTGAGAG GGGGCTGTCGGATTCAATATTTGGCTTGACTGTTGTTTATGCAGGCATTGTGATGTATGATGCCCAG GGGGTGAGAAGAGAAGCTGGAAACCATGCAAGAGTACTGAACAAAATACTGCCTCAAATTACAAGGGCGAACGCAATCCCATCCCAAGATAGAG GAACTGATGCTGAAGAAGGTTTAGAAAGAGCTGGAAGTTTTACTCCATTGAAAGAAACGATTGGCCACACTGAAGTTGAAGTCACAGCCGGTGCTCTTTTGGGTTTCTTAGTAGGCTTGGCAGTGTATACCACATTGTGA
- the LOC112165766 gene encoding uncharacterized protein LOC112165766 isoform X1: MLLQFWSISSCGAFHNSWALTHSGKHHNLMFGKPLCLRKSKPSTPFCLKAQLLDEVAQLAHNKVLVAAGVCGVIGQLSKPFTNVILYGKEFDFKSTLQAGGFPSTHSSAMVATATTLGLERGLSDSIFGLTVVYAGIVMYDAQVSSSGLKLKGVPYFFRG, translated from the exons aTGTTGCTCCAATTTTGGAGCATTTCCAGCTGTGGTGCATTTCACAATTCTTGGGCTCTCACTCACTCAGGAAAGCACCATAATCTCATGTTTGGCAAACCTCTCTGCCTCAGAAAGTCAAAACCATCCACACCCTTTTGCCTGAAAGCTCAGTTACTAGATGAAGTTGCTCAACTTGCCCATAACAAG GTTTTGGTTGCAGCTGGAGTTTGTGGGGTAATTGGGCAGCTGTCCAAGCCTTTCACTAATGTAATTCTGTACGGCAAAGAGTTTGATTTCAAGTCAACCCTTCAGGCCGGAGGCTTCCCTTCCACGCATTCCTCT GCAATGGTGGCTACTGCAACAACGCTTGGCCTTGAGAG GGGGCTGTCGGATTCAATATTTGGCTTGACTGTTGTTTATGCAGGCATTGTGATGTATGATGCCCAG GTCTCAAGTTCTGGACTAAAACTGAAGGGAGTTCCTTACTTTTTCAGGGGGTGA
- the LOC112165766 gene encoding uncharacterized protein LOC112165766 isoform X2, with product MLLQFWSISSCGAFHNSWALTHSGKHHNLMFGKPLCLRKSKPSTPFCLKAQLLDEVAQLAHNKVLVAAGVCGVIGQLSKPFTNVILYGKEFDFKSTLQAGGFPSTHSSAMVATATTLGLERGLSDSIFGLTVVYAGIVMYDAQDLWFSSTCNLIVGFMRG from the exons aTGTTGCTCCAATTTTGGAGCATTTCCAGCTGTGGTGCATTTCACAATTCTTGGGCTCTCACTCACTCAGGAAAGCACCATAATCTCATGTTTGGCAAACCTCTCTGCCTCAGAAAGTCAAAACCATCCACACCCTTTTGCCTGAAAGCTCAGTTACTAGATGAAGTTGCTCAACTTGCCCATAACAAG GTTTTGGTTGCAGCTGGAGTTTGTGGGGTAATTGGGCAGCTGTCCAAGCCTTTCACTAATGTAATTCTGTACGGCAAAGAGTTTGATTTCAAGTCAACCCTTCAGGCCGGAGGCTTCCCTTCCACGCATTCCTCT GCAATGGTGGCTACTGCAACAACGCTTGGCCTTGAGAG GGGGCTGTCGGATTCAATATTTGGCTTGACTGTTGTTTATGCAGGCATTGTGATGTATGATGCCCAG GATTTGTGGTTCTCAAGTACTTGCAATCTAATTGTTGGTTTCATGAG GGGGTGA
- the LOC112165766 gene encoding uncharacterized protein LOC112165766 isoform X5, translating to MLLQFWSISSCGAFHNSWALTHSGKHHNLMFGKPLCLRKSKPSTPFCLKAQLLDEVAQLAHNKVLVAAGVCGVIGQLSKPFTNVILYGKEFDFKSTLQAGGFPSTHSSAMVATATTLGLERGLSDSIFGLTVVYAGIVMYDAQDLWFSSTCNLIVGFMRSQVLD from the exons aTGTTGCTCCAATTTTGGAGCATTTCCAGCTGTGGTGCATTTCACAATTCTTGGGCTCTCACTCACTCAGGAAAGCACCATAATCTCATGTTTGGCAAACCTCTCTGCCTCAGAAAGTCAAAACCATCCACACCCTTTTGCCTGAAAGCTCAGTTACTAGATGAAGTTGCTCAACTTGCCCATAACAAG GTTTTGGTTGCAGCTGGAGTTTGTGGGGTAATTGGGCAGCTGTCCAAGCCTTTCACTAATGTAATTCTGTACGGCAAAGAGTTTGATTTCAAGTCAACCCTTCAGGCCGGAGGCTTCCCTTCCACGCATTCCTCT GCAATGGTGGCTACTGCAACAACGCTTGGCCTTGAGAG GGGGCTGTCGGATTCAATATTTGGCTTGACTGTTGTTTATGCAGGCATTGTGATGTATGATGCCCAG GATTTGTGGTTCTCAAGTACTTGCAATCTAATTGTTGGTTTCATGAG GTCTCAAGTTCTGGACTAA
- the LOC112202749 gene encoding pentatricopeptide repeat-containing protein At1g79540, with translation MKPLLRPIHYFIPKPPWRRRYSHTQPDPSPTAHDLLTILNKSDGAESLISHLSNNKLISLIQEHHTNPQLGFRLFIWATQRSKLCARMCRSAVIDMLLGDDNGVELYWRTLEEFRDCGIRIGCDAFSVLIRGYDKLGIAEKAVEAFSRMKDFDCKPDVYTYNAVLYVLVRKEVFLLALAVYNQMLKCNLSPSRTTYSILINGFCKSRKTQDAIQMFDEMTQRGIAPNTVTYTIIISGLCKAKRAHDAHRLVDTMKETGCTPDVITYHALLDGYCKLGRLDEAYALVRLLERDGYVLGVEGYSSLILGLFRARRFDEAHELYGKLIDEGIELDVILCTILIKGLADAGRVTDALNFLSEMSKKGLVPDAYCYNAVIKGFCDLGFLDEARSLHLEISKQDCFPNACTYTILICGMCRNGLIGEAAQIFNEMEKLGCVPSVVTFNALIDGLCKASKLEDAQLLFYKMEIGKKPSLFLRLSQGSDRVIDSASLQKKVEQLCESGLILQAYKLLMQLASSGVAPDVITYNTLINGFCKNGNIDGAFKLFKDMQLKGIAPDSVTYGTLIDGLQRVEREEDAFVVFNQMVKNGCTPSSEVYKSLMTWSCRYSKVSVAVSLWLKYLSSLPHREEEAIKAIEENFKEGQIEKAIQGLLEMDVKFKDLDLGPYTILLIGLCQVQRVGEALRMFSVLQEYKVNVTPPSCVHLINGLCKEGNLDLAINVFHYTLERGFMLMPEICNKLLKCLLRSRDKKDRAFDLIRRMRNFGYDLDACLHQTTKLLLQFH, from the coding sequence ATGAAACCCCTCCTCCGCCCCATCCACTACTTCATTCCCAAACCCCCATGGCGGCGCCGCTACTCCCACACCCAACCAGACCCATCTCCCACCGCCCATGACCTCCTCACCATCCTCAACAAATCCGACGGCGCTGAATCCCTGATCTCACACCTCTCCAATAACAAGCTCATCTCTCTGATCCAAGAACACCACACAAACCCACAATTGGGCTTTCGCCTCTTCATCTGGGCCACCCAAAGATCCAAGCTTTGCGCCCGAATGTGTCGTTCCGCAGTGATTGACATGCTCCTGGGGGACGATAATGGTGTTGAACTCTACTGGAGGACTCTGGAGGAGTTCAGAGATTGCGGGATTCGAATCGGGTGTGATGCATTTTCTGTGCTGATCAGAGGGTATGATAAGCTGGGCATTGCCGAGAAGGCGGTGGAGGCTTTTTCAAGGATGAAAGATTTCGATTGTAAGCCTGATGTTTATACTTACAATGCGGTTTTATATGTTTTGGTGAGGAAAGAAGTGTTTTTGTTAGCTTTAGCTGTGTATAACCAAATGTTGAAGTGTAATCTTAGTCCCAGTAGGACTACCTATAGCATTTTGATCAATGGGTTTTGCAAGAGTAGGAAAACCCAGGATGCGATTCAGATGTTTGATGAGATGACACAGAGGGGGATTGCACCCAATACCGTTACTTATACTATTATCATTTCCGGGTTGTGCAAGGCAAAGAGGGCTCATGATGCGCATAGGCTGGTCGATACGATGAAGGAAACCGGGTGTACTCCTGATGTGATTACTTACCATGCTTTGCTTGATGGGTATTGTAAGTTAGGTAGGCTTGACGAAGCTTACGCGCTCGTGAGGTTATTGGAGAGGGATGGTTATGTTCTTGGAGTGGAGGGATATAGTTCCTTGATTTTGGGTTTATTTAGAGCTAGGAGGTTTGATGAGGCACATGAGTTGTATGGGAAGTTGATCGACGAGGGGATTGAGCTTGACGTTATCTTGTGTACTATATTGATTAAGGGGCTGGCAGACGCTGGCAGGGTTACGGATGCTTTGAACTTCTTGAGTGAGATGAGTAAGAAAGGTTTGGTTCCAGATGCATACTGTTATAATGCTGTCATCAAAGGGTTCTGTGATTTAGGTTTTTTGGATGAAGCTCGATCTCTCCATCTTGAGATTTCGAAGCAAGATTGCTTCCCTAATGCCTGCACTTACACCATTCTCATTTGTGGTATGTGCAGGAATGGGCTGATAGGGGAAGCAGCACAGATATTCAATgagatggagaagcttggatgTGTTCCTTCTGTTGTAACCTTCAATGCTCTTATTGATGGGCTTTGTAAGGCTTCTAAGCTTGAGGATGCACAGTTGCTGTTTTACAAGATGGAGATAGGAAAAAAACCTTCATTATTTCTTCGTCTTTCTCAAGGTAGTGATCGGGTTATTGATAGTGCGAGTCTTCAAAAGAAGGTGGAGCAATTGTGCGAGTCAGGATTGATTCTTCAGGCCTATAAACTTCTGATGCAGCTAGCTAGTAGTGGGGTTGCCCCTGACGTCATCACTTACAACACTCTAATCAATGGGTTTTGCAAAAATGGAAACATAGATGGTGCTTTCAAACTCTTCAAGGATATGCAATTGAAAGGGATTGCCCCAGATTCTGTTACATATGGAACACTTATAGATGGACTTCAAAGGGttgaaagagaagaagatgcCTTTGTGGTCTTTAATCAAATGGTGAAGAATGGATGCACACCTAGCTCTGAAGTTTACAAATCACTGATGACTTGGTCTTGCAGGTATAGCAAGGTTTCAGTAGCTGTTAGTCTTTGGTTGAAGTACCTGAGCAGCCTTCCTCACAGAGAAGAGGAAGCAATCAAAGCAATAGAGGAAAATTTTAAAGAGGGGCAAATTGAGAAGGCAATCCAAGGCTTACTTGAAATGGATGTAAAGTTTAAAGATTTAGATTTAGGACCGTACACTATTTTGCTCATTGGTTTGTGTCAGGTGCAAAGAGTGGGTGAAGCTCTGAGAATGTTTTCTGTACTTCAGGAGTACAAAGTCAATGTCACTCCACCAAGTTGTGTGCACTTGATAAATGGTCTCTGCAAAGAAGGGAATTTGGACCTGGCAATAAATGTTTTCCATTATACTCTGGAGAGGGGTTTCATGTTAATGCCCGAAATATGCAATAAGCTGCTCAAGTGTCTTCTTCGTTCCCGAGACAAAAAGGACCGTGCCTTTGATCTCATTCGTAGGATGAGAAATTTTGGATATGATCTTGATGCTTGTCTTCACCAGACTACAAAGTTACTTCTACAATTTCACTAG